The genomic window ACCCAGTTTTCTTAAAAGGTTTTTACCCaaagaattttcaattttagggCCAGAAACGGAACCTATGTGGAAAAAACCTGTTCGGTTCCGAAACGCTGAGGTCGTTTCTCTTTACTTGCAATGAGAGCTTTTTGCAGATGCCAAAAAAAACGCGAATTCATCTCCTAGTTATTAAAGAGTAAcattacataacaataaactgattttgaaataacattatCACAATGACAAGAAACACGTTTGTGATAATATTGCAAAATGTTTTTCCGtactaaatgtttaatttctcTATACATCACTTATTTAGACGAAAATGTCGTAAGTCTGGTTTAATCCTATAACAAACTTTTCCTATAAAACCTTTTCTGTTCCTTATAACCTTTTTGTGAATATCCCACAATAATAATGACCACTCATAATGTAACGATTCTGATTACAGTTGCTGAACatgatagaaatatatatatagatttttaccgctttttaaacacaatttttttgtaaacggAATCCATATTTTAGGAACGTATTTATCTTGCCATTAAAGCACAGATTAAAAGTGTAATCTCAATAGCTCCTACTATACAAATCGCTGTTATTAAACTGATTAATTAcactttattattcaaatgttatttaaaattaaatatttctttaacataattaattacttatatgtGTAAAATTTCGCATTTctagatctgcagaaggcctttgactgcgtgcctcgtcaatgtatctggtgggcattgcgattcagagggatccctgaggcctatgttgacatcatcagagacatgtaccgcgattccgtttcaatggttaggactgctgttggcgatacaaaaccctttccgatctcagtaggggttcacATTGGATCTGACAGATCAgacactgtctcggctaacatccaggtccagcctccatggctgatgatatatgccgatgacatagaGCTCATTGATTAGAGCAGGTTGACGCTGGAGCGAAGAGTTAACCTCTGGAAGGGTAGgcttgagaacggtggtcttaaactaattgtgacgaagaccgagtacatggcttgcggaagcccggactcttgaactatccatataggtcctgaaccagccgttaagtcggaaaagttcaggtaccttggatctattATGCATaagtccggaggcatcgatcatTATGTCTAAGCCCGAATCAGAgctgcttgggcgaaatggcgtgagctcacaggtgtggtctgcgacCGCAGAATACCGCCCAAGCTCAATGgactaatatacaagagcataatccgaccggttctcttatatggcAGCGAATGTTGGCCAGCACTATCCAGGCACACTCAagagcttcacgtcacggagatgaagacgctgaggtggatgtgtggcgttACGCGGGCTGAtcgtatacgtaacacatttattcgaggtagtcttggagtccgtgacgtagcggataagcttcaagagagtcgcctgagatggtatggccacgttgcacgccggcctgagaagtacgtcggaaaaatttgccttgatatgtcgGTCCTTGGAGCAAGACtcccaggacgcccaagaaagcgatggctgaacaccgtgaagcaggatatgagagccaatggacttaccaccgagGATGccaaagaccgtgcaaagtggaggagtttgagcaggaaggtagaccctggctaatgctgggataaattgccgggaagaagaagaagaagtgATGTATGGTTTTAAGAATAACAGgctttatagaataaaaatttggttAGCTCAACCcttgaaatataatgtatataccGTTAAAAAGATCCAAAGAGGATAATGCATATAAATTAGGTATTACAAATTATCTCAAGcatacttttttatgttttacatcTCCGACTAAATTTCGGTAAATATCCCCTCTTTAAAACTTAGGTACACGCTCTTCCTTGCTTAAAAcccaaaaattgtatttaagtaTTGTGAGCAAACGACAAGTTCGCGTTTCCACaatacatacgaagcgttttagaattaaatagcatatattatattattatgtttatttaggtaaaacaaataactattacgatacaataaaaacgtaaatgcattatcatttaaaacttcAAGCTTTGTTAGAATTGTAAATCTGATTAACTATACAGCAAAATCCAGCAAAAtaccttattatataaacaaaaatcaatttcCACAACACACTGAAGTTAATCGCAAATAaggtaaaagaaattaataagcaTTTTCTAACATGGTAGCCATTTGCGCATATTCGTCAcagatgaaataattttgcatAAAATGGAGGGAAAATGTTTGTGCAACGTAGTTGGTATTTGAAGTATCAGaatgaaatttctttatatcttCGTCGTTTGCCTTGCTGTTGTATTGGCGGCGCCCGCGGTAAgaacattcatatataatttttaatacatacaaatttaattatcgtaTCATCTATAACTTTAATAGCACACTTAGTCCAAGTCCGCGCACACTACGTACGGAGcgttcacatttttttattcataatcttCTCATATTACAATATCAAATTAGGTTGTTTCTAGGATTCTTGCTTGCACTAATAATATAGTTCTTTTTACGTACACATATGgaacaataacaaataaaaagtgcCATAATAAACTCGTTTGAGTTTTACAGTGCACCATTGTCGCCACGTGATCGGCAAATTAATCTACTTGCTATTAATTAAACtactaaaaatactttgaactaaaactatttactagtttttgcccgctacttcgtccgcgtaaatttcagaattagttatatatagcttttacccgtgacttcgtccgcattggatagtttttttgtatagtagtatgaaaaaacctgtgttgtacttttttgtacgtatgtttgaattgtgccgagatgggatgaggccatactaagtgtgattgtcataggttaggtaaatacattttaagaagaagataggttactgcaatacatttttatttacgatgttttttgtttttccttccttggccagaaaagtaatttttcccatgggaatgcgttgTTTTCCCGCGGTCAAAAGGAGCTCATGTCCTTCCTTAAGTCTCAAACTACCTCCTTaccaaatttcttttaaatctgttcagtagtttaggcgtaaaAGCGATCGGCCCACCTGAATTTTTCTATGGGAATGCGTCATTTCCCGGGGTAAAAAGAAGCCTATGTCCTTTTTCGGGTATCAAAATACatatctccataccaaatttcgtgcaaattgtttcagtactttaggcgtgattgagtaacagacagacagacagacagacagagttactttcgcatttataatattatattaagtatggatatatatatatacacaaatttattatttactcatAAGAACACATGTTTCGTAACTAagtcttattaaaatacgttgtaattattgtcatgtttggttttaatattattaataaaatttcctatttttcaggtgtttgatattaacataaaatgtcaGAAATTTACTccctttacaatatttaaaaataagaccgctttgttatataaatattaattataaccgtgttttttttttaatgttggcagcttatttaaaacaatacaaaaattcaataaatatactttttaataatctgtgCCAGCTCtatgatttatattagttttgtatAGAGAAATCAACTTTTAATTACACTCCTATCTATtgaaaaagttaaacattaataaattaatagtactCATTTTCATCATAGACTAAACaatacgttttaataaaaaaaataattttaatataattactttcagCCTGATCAAGATCAACAGGTAGGACTATTTATTATGCTTCCAATAttcttgtaatttaaaattaataaatcagctttttaatttaaatttcttattttcaagGATCAATCCCGTAGGCGACTGCGTTTCAgagttagtatatatataaataacacttttCAAAATCACTCACACTAGAATTTCTGCTtccaatatttaatactaagaCGTCTCCATTTcactatctttatttattataaaatacattcgttataaattattaaatcttctTGCCacgtctttaataaaaaaaatagtaaaaaaaaagaaacactcaacattaatttatagataaacataaaaaaatctaatgtagattatattaaacaattttcttttttaacagATAGCAGACTCGGAACCCGtggtaaatgtttattttagcttcgtttaaatttaaaattatttccttgtaaataatatatacaaacctattactttataattattatttttagaaatttggACAAAGAAACGACCGCTCGCGTTACCGTAATGACGATTACAACTACAACTATCTGAgggtaattttgttttaaatattatacacaaaacaaaataagtaatattgccatataaaatatttataatattttttattcacacagAAAATCGCACAAGGTGTAAGTATAtgtctaatattataattaaagttttatttttaatatttcttaaaggaATCACATGTAAGTATCAAGACATCACTATAATTTTATCGATTTATCGATAAATCTTAGTAATCATTTAGTACTTACAGAAAGCATCTCCGTATCAAGTGAGGGATAATGTGAGTaacaattttacttatttaaaaaatataatgaaaatcgaataaaaaagaattatgaattacacaaaaatgtataaaattgctATATATATGGCGATTTATTAAATGgagtaattttctttatagaaTCAACAATCATACTACGATTTGGGTGTAAGtttgaacattataaaatattatttattaagtttccaTTTATGTtggcaattttaaaatttataactaactGTAATCATTTCCGAACTGTACGCTTATTTCGAGATGACATCGTcacaatagtattattaatggttttacatacataaatcttCTCATATAATCAcattaatatagtttattgAACTGGAAGTGCTTATAGAGTGTGACGAGCCGAAATTGCTCTAattcatatacaaattttGCTTACTCATTGTTGAAATGACAAAATATGTCAAACTGAGTGAAGTCAAGATGGCGTGTATGGCGTAATACCTTTGGGCACAgccatatatataacattaaagttttgttGTTAATAATCTCATAATGAGTGTTTttgaaaattgattttttaaattgtttttattatattcatagagCCTCCAGTTTAGATACGTAAGTGAATTccaattatctttaaatatatatattattacaaatttaaaatgtactaataacggttttttttttcaagcatCAAGCTCTATCACTTGTAGACTATAATTAGAATTTTTGCCtctaatctataaaaaaaaatcacataattggaacattattaaaaatgcttaAAAACAACTTGAGTAGCTAGTAGCTACTGACATTTAATTAAgcaaaatatcacaatttcacaccaattactttataaaagcttgaataatttgtttgtgtACAAAATAAGCTTCtctataaaaaactaaataagctatgaatttaaaaaaatatttgctatgagaaaaaaacacaactttattttaatatttcagcaACCAGCACCATATCAACCTTCGTCAGCAAACGTAAGAATACTTTCGTATTTGACTTAAACAACCTGACTGCATCCTTCAAGATCTAAATTTATAccatgttattaataaattaaaatttttaaataatagtactCACAAATTCCCAACcacaaaactattatttaataaaaaaaatataacggtCTTCGTTTATTtccattgatttttttaaatgtcgagTTATTTTGAcgtcattgtatttttttttcagtccCAATATGACGACCGCGACGCCGTGagtacaaaatacaaaaaaataaatatttttaatttttatgttaattttatatttgtattgaaattattgataatatattccCTTTAGTATCTGGTGACGCCTAACCTTGTAAGTGTCGTTAGATCAATGTATATAAACGAAGTTctctaaatacttttataagaatatacgAAAACTGATAGTTTTagtaacataacaaaatatttagatcAAACTGTGCCGATAGACAAAACAGTTatgatttgatattaataaatatgaatttatttaaaaatttcttgttTTCATCAGAACTACTATCGTGGGTCATACTTGGTGAGTTTTTTTCattggaattatatttaaaaaaaagtgaaaaaaaattcaaaacattataattatacaagacttttatgtaaaaaaaaggtaGTTGTCAAAattgatatgaatatataatagtttcaaTCATAACTTACTGAACGTCACACttatgtttttgaaattgaaatataagcaTAGACTACACTCTTTACcgatagttttttatttttccataaatgttttatttcagagAGACGACCAATATCGCATCGATGACGACGATGACGACGACGATCGCAGAGATTGACAATGATTTatcttattgaataataattatattgtcagATCGAAAATCGTTAATGAATTGATACTGCAATgacatagatattttttatttgtaccaCAGACTAAACTTACAATAAGTTCTTTATTTCTTCTTCATTCGCTATAGAGTAgatattaactaaaattaaaaaaccattTACTAATTTtgtcaattgaaataaaaatcttgatTTCACTATTGGCTAAAATCTTGTTTGGATTAGTAAGGTTAAGGAATATACCAATTctctttaacattttttttcataaagttaatatatttaatacaatcaaaacaaaaacgcAGTGTgtgacttttttaatataaatatttatgaagagCGTGTTAagttatacaaaacaattttattttaaaataacatatcacTCTATTATTGATTCTAACTTCAATGGTAAGAAATTAGTAGAATTTCTACTACTTAGAAAACAGATTTATGTGGATGAACTGAATTTTTTgcattgaaaatattctaaaaaaaaataattaatttctttcgaCATATTATTATCGATATTAGGCAATTTATAGAAGTCATAGCTTACTAAGAAATCATATTAATTCATAGAGCCAAAATTAAtggtacaatttaaaaaaatatgaaaggaGGTATTAAATTCTTCATAATGCACATCATAAAACATGTTCTTTTAGTAATGTTAAGGCATAATCTGGagacaatattgaaataaaaaaaatatttaagatatgataattttgtattcaatatgtttgtagatataataatagtaataataaaattaattatatcgcTTTCTTTTATGCTATGGCATCATGCAACATAAACTATCTTATTTTTCCgtcaaattatttacttgaCAAATGACATCACGACTGATTTGCCAAACGTCAAATAAAACACTCAACTTTGTGTTACTAAAGACGCTGAAATATTTTAGCATACATATTGATTCATAAGATAAGTTGGTAAAAATGGCAACGGCAATAGACCAGAaagcatatttaaaaaaatatctaacttCTGCACCGGAcgaaaagaagaagaaaaagaaaaaaaacattaagggCAAGGGGTGAGAACTATGACATTGTAGACaatatagtattaattatgtgaaaataactataataatgcaattttattgaaaaaataactgCAAAAGATATTATAGTtcgaattttaaatcattcaaaacgaaataaatattacaaaacatgtGGTGAAAAAACCATTGCCAATGTCCAattgaatgattttattaacattgtcTTTTTATTAGGTTCAAGATAATAGATGATGATTTAGACATATCCAAGCTGAGACCTCTCGACGGAGATGAATTGGACATATATAATGAGGGTGAAGATGCTCCACAAGTTGTGGGCATCGTAGACGAGAGACCGGAGGAATTGAGAAAGTTAGACGGTGACAGTACAACAAAATGGAAAGTTATCAACCAGGCAAGAATAATCGATAAGCCCTAAATAATACTCTggttttgaaatgttttgaaaaattatcatattgaaTTCccattttacttatatttaatgatggttaaataaatacatatatttctttgctttgagcttaattattaaatagtgtTGTGACACactagtattaaaaaattcaatatgaaatgtgtaaaaaaaatacttataatattaataatcacaGACACTAACAGTTCCTTGTTTATaactgtataaattatttgtgatgtcaaatatttttttttttatataaacctcATACATTCCTTAAAAAAAGGCAAAGGAATAAGGCATTTAAAAACATGCAGAATAAAAAAGTTCATGCAAGATTTGAATTCAGACGTCCGGAATATTGTGTTCCAGTCATTTTGCTAACTAAACTATTGTGGCTAGACTTGAGTAAtagtgaatttttatatttaaatgatttaatctTCATATCAAGATATTGTGCATTGCATTAAGTGTTCTTAAAGAAATtccgataaattattttgtaacatggcaataattttttcattctattttttaataattaaaatttgtttgagtGTTAGCTTAACACTGGATAATATGAACATTATTATGTTGTATTTTGATacatatcttatataattgtatcttATTTTCAGGATGACGGTTTCAATAGTAAGTTGAAAGTGGAAGAAATTAAGAAAGACAGAAAAGAAGTTGagaaagaaaatgaaatagtGTTCGGTAAAATGTACAGCGATTCTGAGGATGACAACAAGAATGATTCGGATCTAACTCCGCCAAGGAAAAATGGTGATAAGATAAGCCAACGTAGAGACAGTGATTTTAGTCCACCCCGAAAGagaaataaatctaattcTGACTCTGATATATCACCACCAAGAAGAAATTCTAGAAGAAATGAACATGATCATAGTCGACAGAAGAAAACAAATACTGCTAAATATGATTCTGATGTTTCCCCTCCTAGAAGAAATAAAGATGATAGATACACAAAGAAACAAAGCAGGACACATCATGAACGGACTCAGAAGAATTATGACTCTGATGTATCACCTCCAAGAAGAGAAAGTCATCAGACGAAAAGAAAATCAAGAAAAGATAGTGATAGCGATTTAAGTCCACCGAGAAATAGGTCACAGAAGAATTACGATTCCGATCTATCACCACCAAGGAAAAAAGATAAACCAAAAGAAAAAGCAAGGAAACCATCTCGTTGGGGACATTTTGAGGATAAAGATGACAATAACATGTCACCAGATAGATCAAGAAGGCATAGCCCCACTAACCAAAGAAGTTCTCACAAAGAAGATAAGTCTCATAATAGAAGTATAGAGAAGTATAGAAAAGATTCTGCCCGACAGAAGAATAATACACCAGATACCGATCTCACCCCAACACGTAAACCCAGATCACCTGAAAGAAAATCTAGACATGGCAATAGTAGCAAGATTATGGAAAAAACTTTAGATGGCAAACAAGCCGGCTTGCAAGATGCTAAAAGACTGAAAGAAGAAAACGACTCATTTAGACGGAGAGAAAATGAGATGTTCAGAAACATGACTGATGATATATCTGGCAGGAACGCTAAAGCAGTCTCAAGGAAaggtatatataacaattataggatataatatatacatatatatataaatatcatataattttaatactttaatcataaattatacttataGGCAAAAGAGAAACTTCAGAGGATCGCcagaaacaaaaagaaaaggCGGAGAGACAAAAGGAACTCgatgagaaatataaaaaatggagTAAAGGGTTggtgaattatatttacttaaatccaaaagaaaaattataataacatgatGTATACGTACGATCACAAATTGTTgttagattataatatttttaaaatttcagtttaaaaCAAGTTGAAGATCAACAAGCAGCGTTACAGGATTACATCCACGAAGCGTCCAAACCACTGGCTCGATACAAAGATGATGTGGACCTTGAAGATAGATTGAGAGACATAGATAGAGATGGAGATCCaatgttgaaatatataagagaTAGGAAGAGGGAGAGGGGGGAGTTGGGACCAGGTGAGTTTTTGCTATTTCTTAACTTTGTTCTATGACTTGTTATTTCTTGATTATGTTCCGTAAATTGCTATTTCTTGATAGTgttctatattttgttatttcctGGTTTTGTGTTATAACTTGTTATGACTCGATTTTTATTAGGACACTATAATTCTTCTCTTAACGATCACTTACAGTTCCCAAAATTAtgctttcaattatttttggtTTGAAATTCTGAGAAATCTGACATCTAAAATAAACGCATCAATCaaacttatttcatttaaaaaactttttcatgtataaaatgtatttttttttagaaaaaccATCATATAAAGGAAATTTCCCCCCGAATCGCTTCAATATAAGACCGGGTTATCGCTGGGATGGAGTGGACAGGTCTAATGGTTATGAAAAGAAATACTTTGAACAACAAAGCAAAAGGAGAGCTCAAGCCGAAGAAGCTTACAAGTGGAGCACAGAAGATCTTTAGTAATATACCATGAGACCGTgtgtaaaactatttacttgTAGTTTGCAGTATCCCAATTATGAATTCTATATGATCGTatcaatatttgtatgaacGGCTAATTGTAGACTATCGGTCTGGTGTTGCAaacttatgaaaaatattacaaatgttatcaaaaaaaaaatatttttatctcattttattttcttataatccTTTTAAGATATTCCAAcagatgtaaataaaagattttttgatatatatttttattaaatcctcTTTTTAGTTACGGTGCAAAACATATTTCTCACTAAGACGTCACATTATTGCTTTCAagagtttatattaatgaacaaaCGACTGTACTCGCCTAAAACTAATTTCAGCTAGTTAAAATTAGTTATGAACTAAGTGCTATTTAACTgtgatttgtattataatattcatatataaaagaaaaaaaaaattataatcagtctCAATTTTTAATGACTACATTTTCAGACCTTTTATACCAATTACATAGTAGCTAaggcaaaatatatattttttttttttttaataatatctattaatacAATGTAAATGAGGTTATAGTGTTAGATATCTTGAGATAAACATTCAGCATTATTTAGTACTGGCGCTGATCGATATTATTGCCATAAGAGAAAATTTAAAgctattaatacataaaaataaattaatcaaacacagatataatattaaaatttagggaaaaatataattttaaatcctgTGCTGTAATAAAGTTGagttattacaaataacttCAATTATACATGTTatggttaaaattttctttgtgtGTCAACGACGTCCTCTAAAACCACCGCGTCTGCGATCGTCGTGTTCATTCTTATAACCAGAGAAACCTTGGTTACTTTGGTAACCAGAGAAACCTTGGTTACTTTGGTAACCATGATTACCTTGATAACCATAGTTATTTGGGTAACCTTGATTATTTTGGTTACCATGGTAACCTTGGTTATTTTGGTAGCCTTGGTTATTTTGATAACCATAACTATTTTGGTAGTCCTGGTTTTGATATCCACCGCCGccttgaattataaaaaaaaacaattataaaatattctttaaccAACTTTTAAAGAGGatgatatagttttttttttgactttgattacaaaacagaaaaatatttgattgtaaataagacaaatttcacaaaaataaaattaacattatttatcaaatttaatttctcgtatgtaacaatagtaaccaaatatattagatatttttttaaaccatttcaattaatgtataaaagtaacttcgagatattaaattaaaaacaaaaaaacgaaAGTACaaatgatacaaaaaatatagagaaatTAATACTGAATAAGAAACTTATACATGTCTAGTGactctttgttattttattataatacatagttatctatgtactatataaatttctataacaaataaattatttttgtctatacactattataatgttaatataaatatatatataaaatattaataatttctgtaataataatgaaaaatgtatctCACCTTGATTATTCGGCTGATTGTATCTGTTATCATAGCCAGGGTTCTGTTCGTAACCCTTCTGATAGTTTGATTGTctgaaaacattatatacctcatatatatatatatatacacaaggTAAAAGtatgtacaatataataaatagagatGGTCTTTATGTACTAAGAATATTCGGTTCATTTGGTATATCAACggttcaaattatatattagacatataaatgtgttggttattaataaaacatggtTTTCAAATAGCGGACtggaatgattttattttctgaatcAAAACTGGTTGCAAATTtagtctgtttttttttaaatcaaataaaagaataGGTAGTGTTTGGAAAAAACCTTCTCACTttacagattatatttattttatattcagtaaGCTAAACAGATATCCAGTTGCACATTCTCAGTATCTTTCTCTCTCTCCCttcctctctctctctcacacacacacacatagatatgtatgtatatatatatatatattgtgtgtcTGTgtaaacacacatatataacaCACATATGGTATAAACATACCACAGCCAACATTACCTCTtaaagcatatatataatgttgacTTATGgcaaattaatactattaaagtacaataataaataaataatatctttatatatgtttagtgcaaaaaaaattatcaggaagcataacacaaataaaaaaaaatattaatataaaattatatatacttttatttaacaaaatacatttaaaattctattatacatcatgtcatattatacaaaaacaatatatatatacatatatgtatatattatttacctcACATCCCCTGAGCTCTGGTTATATCCACCTTGGACCCGACCACCTCGACCTTCGCCCTTTCCCCTGTAACCCCCCTGACCTCCTCTCCCTCCCCTCTCCTGACCTCCACCCCTCCCTCCTCTATCTTGACCTCCTCCCCTAGCTCCTTGAACTCCGCCCCTCCCTCCTCTATCTTGACCTCCTCCCCTACCTCCTCGGTC from Danaus plexippus chromosome 27, MEX_DaPlex, whole genome shotgun sequence includes these protein-coding regions:
- the LOC116775644 gene encoding uncharacterized protein LOC116775644 isoform X5 produces the protein MKFLYIFVVCLAVVLAAPAPDQDQQDQSRRRLRFRIADSEPVKFGQRNDRSRYRNDDYNYNYLRKIAQGKASPYQVRDNNQQSYYDLGQPAPYQPSSANSQYDDRDAYLVTPNLNYYRGSYLRDDQYRIDDDDDDDDRRD
- the LOC116775644 gene encoding uncharacterized protein LOC116775644 isoform X1, which encodes MKFLYIFVVCLAVVLAAPAPDQDQQDQSRRRLRFRIADSEPVKFGQRNDRSRYRNDDYNYNYLRKIAQGYLQKASPYQVRDNNQQSYYDLGSLQFRYQPAPYQPSSANSQYDDRDAYLVTPNLNYYRGSYLRDDQYRIDDDDDDDDRRD
- the LOC116775644 gene encoding uncharacterized protein LOC116775644 isoform X6; this translates as MKFLYIFVVCLAVVLAAPAPDQDQQDQSRRRLRFRIADSEPVKFGQRNDRSRYRNDDYNYNYLRKIAQGYLQKASPYQVRDNNQQSYYDLGQPAPYQPSSANSQYDDRDANYYRGSYLRDDQYRIDDDDDDDDRRD
- the LOC116775644 gene encoding uncharacterized protein LOC116775644 isoform X4 gives rise to the protein MKFLYIFVVCLAVVLAAPAPDQDQQDQSRRRLRFRIADSEPVKFGQRNDRSRYRNDDYNYNYLRKIAQGYLQKASPYQVRDNNQQSYYDLGSLQFRYQPAPYQPSSANSQYDDRDANYYRGSYLRDDQYRIDDDDDDDDRRD
- the LOC116775644 gene encoding uncharacterized protein LOC116775644 isoform X2; the protein is MKFLYIFVVCLAVVLAAPAPDQDQQDQSRRRLRFRIADSEPVKFGQRNDRSRYRNDDYNYNYLRKIAQGKASPYQVRDNNQQSYYDLGSLQFRYQPAPYQPSSANSQYDDRDAYLVTPNLNYYRGSYLRDDQYRIDDDDDDDDRRD
- the LOC116775643 gene encoding BUD13 homolog codes for the protein MATAIDQKAYLKKYLTSAPDEKKKKKKKNIKGKGFKIIDDDLDISKLRPLDGDELDIYNEGEDAPQVVGIVDERPEELRKLDGDSTTKWKVINQDDGFNSKLKVEEIKKDRKEVEKENEIVFGKMYSDSEDDNKNDSDLTPPRKNGDKISQRRDSDFSPPRKRNKSNSDSDISPPRRNSRRNEHDHSRQKKTNTAKYDSDVSPPRRNKDDRYTKKQSRTHHERTQKNYDSDVSPPRRESHQTKRKSRKDSDSDLSPPRNRSQKNYDSDLSPPRKKDKPKEKARKPSRWGHFEDKDDNNMSPDRSRRHSPTNQRSSHKEDKSHNRSIEKYRKDSARQKNNTPDTDLTPTRKPRSPERKSRHGNSSKIMEKTLDGKQAGLQDAKRLKEENDSFRRRENEMFRNMTDDISGRNAKAVSRKGKRETSEDRQKQKEKAERQKELDEKYKKWSKGLKQVEDQQAALQDYIHEASKPLARYKDDVDLEDRLRDIDRDGDPMLKYIRDRKRERGELGPEKPSYKGNFPPNRFNIRPGYRWDGVDRSNGYEKKYFEQQSKRRAQAEEAYKWSTEDL
- the LOC116775644 gene encoding uncharacterized protein LOC116775644 isoform X7 encodes the protein MKFLYIFVVCLAVVLAAPAPDQDQQDQSRRRLRFRIADSEPVKFGQRNDRSRYRNDDYNYNYLRKIAQGQPAPYQPSSANSQYDDRDAYLVTPNLNYYRGSYLRDDQYRIDDDDDDDDRRD
- the LOC116775644 gene encoding uncharacterized protein LOC116775644 isoform X3; the encoded protein is MKFLYIFVVCLAVVLAAPAPDQDQQDQSRRRLRFRIADSEPVKFGQRNDRSRYRNDDYNYNYLRKIAQGYLQKASPYQVRDNNQQSYYDLGQPAPYQPSSANSQYDDRDAYLVTPNLNYYRGSYLRDDQYRIDDDDDDDDRRD